In Gossypium hirsutum isolate 1008001.06 chromosome D06, Gossypium_hirsutum_v2.1, whole genome shotgun sequence, one genomic interval encodes:
- the LOC107901480 gene encoding protein indeterminate-domain 7 — translation MDERMSNLTSTSGEFSASPGTVLYPPQQSFASTNQAPAAAKKKRNLPGNPDPDAEVIALSPKTLLATNRFMCEICNKGFQRDQNLQLHRRGHNLPWKLKQRTNKEVVRKKVYVCPETTCVHHDPARALGDLTGIKKHFCRKHGEKKWKCEKCSKTYAVQSDWKAHSKICGTREYRCDCGTLFSRRDSFITHRAFCDALAEESARAITGPAQQVPGGSSVSHMNNLQSQLHNHDFHGLSVKREEHPFNARPTTEDSLNPPWPGPPSINLLDHPLSQNENPSQNTGSNTLLPPFQTQTASPHMSATALLQKAAQMGVTMSQPLQSPVAAMASMQRPYMSGGTSGSTSFALSTAGSGLGLFPREDLGSGSPHGLASLGNKAAAAITSGFMEQSPTAAPNSLLHDMMCSLSTGFDGSSSFEQSFNRVWNTKGNPIDFQEPTTDHLSKAKESHSQGNNMGGNDGMTRDFLGLKAFPHRDFPNLAALNHRLNPSSRFGQQNQHSQTPWQG, via the exons ATGGATGAGAGAATGTCCAATTTGACTTCAACATCTGGTGAATTTAGTGCTTCTCCAGGCACAGTACTGTACCCACCACAACAGTCTTTTGCTTCAACAAATCAAGCACCTGCAGCagcaaagaagaagagaaatctTCCAGGCAACCCAG aCCCAGATGCAGAAGTCATAGCTTTGTCCCCAAAGACACTGTTGGCAACAAATAGATTCATGTGTGAGATCTGCAACAAAGGGTTTCAAAGAGACCAGAACCTTCAGCTCCATAGGAGAGGGCATAACCTGCCATGGAAACTAAAGCAAAGAACAAACAAGGAAGTGGTGAGGAAGAAGGTGTATGTGTGCCCAGAGACAACATGCGTGCACCATGACCCAGCTAGGGCTCTTGGAGACCTCACGGGGATCAAGAAACACTTCTGCAGAAAGCATGGTGAGAAGAAATGGAAATGCGAAAAGTGTTCAAAGACTTACGCTGTTCAATCTGACTGGAAAGCTCATTCCAAAATTTGTGGCACCAGAGAGTATAGATGTGACTGCGGCACCCTTTTCTCCAG AAGGGACAGTTTCATCACTCACAGAGCGTTTTGCGATGCCTTGGCTGAGGAGAGTGCAAGAGCAATTACAGGCCCAGCACAGCAAGTACCTGGTGGTTCTTCAGTTTCACATATGAACAATTTGCAATCCCAACTCCATAACCACGATTTCCATGGCTTATCAGTGAAAAGAGAAGAACATCCTTTCAATGCAAGACCAACAACAGAAGATAGCCTTAATCCACCATGGCCTGGTCCCCCATCAATAAACCTTTTAGATCACCCACTGTCACAAAACGAAAACCCTAGCCAAAACACTGGTTCTAATACACTTCTTCCTCCATTCCAGACCCAAACAGCATCTCCACACATGTCTGCAACAGCACTCCTGCAGAAAGCAGCTCAAATGGGTGTGACTATGAGCCAACCCCTACAATCACCAGTAGCGGCTATGGCTTCCATGCAAAGACCTTACATGTCAGGAGGAACCAGTGGTTCCACGTCTTTTGCCTTGTCTACAGCTGGTTCTGGTCTGGGTTTATTCCCACGTGAAGACCTTGGAAGTGGTTCTCCCCATGGGTTGGCATCTTTGGGGAATAAAGCTGCAGCAGCTATCACCTCTGGTTTCATGGAACAGTCACCCACTGCTGCTCCAAATTCTCTACTCCATGATATGATGTGTTCTTTATCTACTGGGTTTGACGGATCTTCATCATTTGAACAGTCTTTCAACAGGGTATGGAACACCAAAGGAAACCCCATTGATTTTCAAGAACCCACCACTGATCATCTCTCAAAAGCAAAAGAATCCCATTCCCAAGGCAATAACATGGGAGGGAATGATGGGATGACAAGAGATTTCTTGGGTCTTAAAGCATTTCCCCATAGAGATTTCCCCAACTTAGCTGCACTTAATCATCGTTTAAACCCTTCTTCAAGGTTTGGGCAACAAAACCAGCACAGTCAAACACCATGGCAAGGTTAG